Proteins co-encoded in one Ignavibacteria bacterium genomic window:
- a CDS encoding helix-turn-helix domain-containing protein: protein MSKKKSPAPSFDVYRKNLRQNIFSSIASNLRSNITIAVGNLDIISESNQNRFTSESLTALKNSLSNIENLASQINTLSYMAFPAFVQKNVDLIKILNIITENLKGLASQKNIEIVLLSERTHYFTRCSPLMVDRIVGHLIMMVLRVSLTSEIVNLIVQRDEKRYFCLQVTFTPGYKISENSDSESLMEQVFSKPSNLIDSVLLKTICDTYGIMMSMSSFNGRLIFSIPLPPQSDSKVEDDFLDEFNLWNTFQIAEEYGSQEEPVIDSSSGDNESQIILIIEDNHEVGRLLKKTFQKEFKIVEALNGFEGLRKAISFIPDLILSDIHMPGVNGIDLTRIIKNDEKTSHIPVILLTADTYEANKIKAIESGADEILIKPVSLKELRVRVALLLENREKLRKTMVTEVAEPRVTGSTYIDKFMIKVNNILSENFSDEDFGVENLSDLIGMSPRQLQRKVRAVTGKSPNNLIRSYRLTQAREMIVSSKMSVSEAAYSAGFSNLSYFAKCFKEEFGESPSDSTDLEQE, encoded by the coding sequence ATGAGCAAGAAAAAGTCCCCGGCTCCATCGTTTGATGTTTACCGGAAGAATTTAAGACAGAATATTTTTTCTTCCATTGCCTCAAATTTGAGAAGCAATATAACAATTGCAGTCGGAAATTTAGACATCATTTCAGAATCGAACCAAAATCGTTTCACCTCCGAATCACTAACTGCCTTAAAAAATTCACTTTCAAATATAGAAAATCTCGCTTCTCAGATCAATACTTTAAGCTATATGGCGTTCCCGGCATTTGTTCAAAAAAATGTTGATCTGATAAAAATTCTTAATATTATCACAGAGAACCTGAAAGGATTGGCATCGCAAAAAAACATAGAAATTGTGCTTCTAAGCGAGAGAACTCACTATTTTACCAGATGCTCCCCCTTGATGGTGGACAGAATAGTTGGACATCTTATAATGATGGTGTTGAGAGTTTCATTAACATCTGAAATTGTAAATCTGATCGTTCAAAGAGATGAGAAAAGATATTTCTGTTTGCAGGTTACTTTCACCCCGGGTTATAAAATAAGTGAAAATTCCGATTCGGAAAGCCTTATGGAACAGGTATTTTCAAAACCGTCGAATCTGATCGACTCGGTATTGCTGAAAACGATTTGTGACACTTACGGAATCATGATGTCAATGAGTTCATTCAATGGCAGGCTGATATTTTCGATTCCCCTGCCACCACAGAGTGACTCGAAAGTTGAGGATGATTTTCTTGATGAGTTCAATCTTTGGAATACTTTCCAGATTGCAGAGGAATACGGAAGCCAGGAGGAACCCGTCATCGACAGTTCATCCGGAGACAATGAATCACAGATTATCCTGATTATAGAAGATAATCATGAAGTTGGCAGGTTGTTGAAAAAAACCTTCCAAAAGGAATTTAAGATAGTTGAAGCGCTAAACGGATTCGAAGGACTCAGAAAGGCGATTTCTTTTATTCCTGATTTGATCCTTTCAGACATACACATGCCTGGAGTAAATGGAATTGACCTGACCAGAATTATTAAAAATGATGAAAAGACCTCGCACATTCCCGTCATTCTTCTTACAGCAGACACATATGAAGCTAACAAAATAAAGGCGATCGAATCAGGTGCAGATGAAATCCTTATTAAACCGGTTTCTCTGAAAGAACTAAGGGTTAGAGTGGCTCTATTGCTGGAAAACAGAGAAAAATTGCGGAAGACCATGGTAACCGAGGTTGCAGAACCCAGGGTAACCGGAAGCACTTACATCGACAAGTTTATGATCAAAGTAAACAATATTCTCAGTGAGAATTTCTCCGATGAAGACTTTGGTGTTGAAAATCTGAGCGACCTGATCGGGATGAGTCCAAGACAACTTCAGAGAAAAGTAAGGGCTGTTACCGGCAAATCCCCAAATAACCTGATCAGGTCATACAGACTGACTCAGGCAAGAGAGATGATTGTGAGCAGTAAAATGTCTGTCAGTGAGGCAGCTTATTCGGCCGGATTTAGCAATCTCTCTTATTTTGCGAAATGTTTTAAGGAAGAATTTGGCGAATCTCCATCAGATTCCACTGATTTGGAACAGGAATAA
- a CDS encoding aldo/keto reductase, giving the protein MKFELRDFGFTGLKVSPLGFGAGRIGGKEMTDKKVEKLLNSVLDLGINLIDTARSYGESEHRIGKFLHNRRQEFILSTKIGYDVEGTQDWTYDSIIKGVEKALRILQTDYIDIVHLHSCNKDILEKGEVIEALTRMTQEGKVRVPAYSGDNDALEYAIYSDSFAAFQSSINVCDQKTINSFLHPAKQKYMGVIAKRPLANFAWHENANVSDPVVAEYKRRIYEMNIDYGMSLEEVMIRFTAFTYGVDSILIGTNDLSHLKANIKLVQKGKLPDELITRIKSRFDEIGKDWLTLT; this is encoded by the coding sequence ATGAAGTTTGAACTGCGTGATTTTGGGTTCACCGGACTAAAAGTATCGCCTCTCGGTTTTGGTGCAGGCAGAATTGGCGGAAAAGAGATGACAGATAAAAAGGTTGAAAAACTTTTGAATTCAGTACTTGACCTGGGGATTAACCTTATCGATACAGCAAGAAGTTATGGCGAGTCCGAACACAGAATTGGTAAATTCCTTCACAACAGAAGACAGGAGTTTATTCTCTCCACTAAAATCGGATACGATGTCGAAGGAACTCAGGACTGGACATACGACAGTATAATTAAGGGTGTAGAGAAGGCACTCAGAATTCTTCAGACTGATTATATTGATATAGTGCACCTTCATTCCTGTAACAAAGATATTCTCGAGAAAGGTGAAGTTATCGAAGCTCTGACGAGGATGACCCAGGAAGGGAAAGTTCGTGTACCCGCTTATTCCGGCGATAACGATGCTCTTGAATATGCAATATATAGTGATTCTTTCGCTGCATTTCAGTCATCAATCAATGTTTGTGACCAAAAGACCATAAATTCATTTCTTCACCCTGCCAAGCAAAAATACATGGGTGTAATTGCAAAAAGACCTCTCGCAAATTTCGCATGGCACGAAAATGCCAATGTCTCCGACCCCGTGGTTGCAGAGTATAAAAGGCGAATCTACGAAATGAATATCGATTATGGCATGTCTCTCGAAGAAGTAATGATCAGGTTTACCGCTTTCACTTATGGAGTTGATTCAATTCTGATTGGTACAAACGATCTGAGTCATTTGAAAGCCAACATAAAACTGGTTCAAAAAGGAAAATTACCCGACGAGCTCATAACCCGCATAAAGTCAAGATTTGATGAAATCGGTAAAGACTGGTTGACCCTTACCTGA
- a CDS encoding alginate export family protein yields MRNHILLFVAFLFFAPHTFGQLTVKFNGELRTRLEVDELDFNANTGFHHYINNRARLGAVISNNDDLEFVFRIIDARVFGQEASVQSNSANLDLNEGYLKIKKGNWEFLLGRQEARYNNARLIGQSDWGNTPITFDGATVRYAGKGYQISAFAFRVADKQLVGDSLDQNLFGVFSEFRLADNLKLNPFVMFDRKVPVENLARLTLGVNLTGSFGPLSHDIDFAYQTGNIKTNKEMDISAFLAAINLEFSFQVQSKAALGAGFAYYSGDKDAADNKYEVFDNSYATKHAYLGDMDLFKVVPASTYNLGITDIYGYYKMALAEWLAGKLSGHLFGSAQPYKLATGTESNAFGTEIDLAFMAKYNEYLNFNFGAATFLPGDIFKEKKGQDSAFWFYAGFHLNLK; encoded by the coding sequence ATGCGAAATCATATCCTTTTATTTGTTGCTTTTCTATTTTTTGCTCCTCACACTTTTGGGCAATTAACCGTAAAATTTAATGGAGAACTGAGAACCAGACTCGAAGTGGATGAACTCGATTTTAACGCTAACACGGGTTTCCATCACTACATCAACAACAGAGCAAGGCTGGGTGCCGTCATCAGCAATAATGACGATCTCGAATTTGTTTTCCGTATTATCGATGCGAGAGTTTTCGGACAGGAAGCATCGGTTCAGTCGAATTCGGCAAATCTCGATCTCAATGAAGGTTATCTGAAAATTAAAAAAGGCAACTGGGAATTCCTGCTCGGAAGACAGGAGGCAAGATACAACAACGCCAGATTGATTGGACAATCAGACTGGGGAAACACCCCTATCACCTTCGATGGGGCAACTGTCAGATATGCCGGAAAAGGTTATCAGATTTCTGCTTTCGCTTTCAGAGTTGCTGACAAACAACTTGTTGGTGACAGCTTGGATCAAAATCTCTTTGGTGTATTTTCAGAATTTAGACTCGCGGACAATCTTAAGTTGAACCCGTTCGTAATGTTCGACCGGAAAGTCCCGGTTGAAAATCTCGCACGGTTAACTCTCGGTGTCAATTTGACAGGATCATTCGGTCCCCTTTCACACGACATCGATTTTGCCTACCAAACCGGCAATATTAAAACAAACAAGGAAATGGATATTTCGGCTTTTCTCGCTGCCATAAATCTGGAGTTTTCATTCCAGGTACAGTCGAAAGCTGCCCTCGGTGCAGGATTCGCATACTATTCGGGTGACAAAGATGCAGCCGATAACAAGTATGAAGTTTTCGACAACTCCTACGCAACAAAACACGCTTACCTTGGAGATATGGATCTCTTCAAAGTTGTTCCAGCTTCCACTTACAATCTTGGTATAACTGATATTTATGGATATTACAAAATGGCGCTTGCAGAGTGGCTTGCCGGTAAACTAAGTGGTCACCTCTTCGGTTCTGCACAACCATATAAGCTTGCTACCGGAACCGAAAGCAACGCATTCGGTACTGAAATCGATCTCGCTTTTATGGCTAAATACAATGAATATCTGAATTTCAATTTCGGAGCTGCCACTTTCCTCCCCGGAGACATCTTCAAAGAGAAAAAAGGTCAGGATTCCGCTTTCTGGTTTTATGCCGGTTTTCACCTGAATCTGAAGTAA
- a CDS encoding glycosyltransferase, which translates to MQLFYLIVIIFFLLAYFLFVTGLIRAKKSVRIRNSNSGTGSYSIVIAARNEEANLPDLLKSLPKLDYPSENFEILICDDGSTDGTRDIITAFLPSFKNLQLIEHNPDDPHGKRNALERGITKAKFDRIMITDADCIVQPCWLKEVDRYFTEDSQFLIGIAPLIRDHGFFNGLSCFENLRSFLLISASFGWGHPVSATARNMGFVKSVFHSEGGYNSTRKSLGGDDDLLLKNFLDKGYQINLCPSASAAVFSKTNHLPKDYLRQKARHTAASKFYSKLSKWILVFWHLPNLYAQSSILLLPWFPEVVYTFFIKITLDTILVLAMQKKLNYKFSLPEIIFYQIFYEIFLIINYFASRFTKFNWK; encoded by the coding sequence TTGCAACTCTTCTACCTGATCGTAATTATTTTCTTTCTTCTGGCGTACTTCCTTTTCGTAACAGGACTTATTCGCGCGAAAAAGTCAGTACGAATCAGAAATTCGAATTCCGGTACCGGAAGTTACTCAATCGTTATTGCTGCAAGGAATGAAGAAGCCAACCTCCCCGATCTGCTGAAGTCGCTCCCAAAACTGGACTACCCCTCCGAGAATTTCGAAATTCTGATTTGTGACGACGGATCTACGGACGGTACCCGCGACATCATAACGGCATTTTTGCCTTCTTTCAAGAATCTGCAACTTATCGAACACAATCCTGATGACCCCCACGGAAAACGAAATGCACTCGAAAGGGGTATAACCAAGGCAAAATTTGACCGGATAATGATTACCGATGCCGATTGTATCGTTCAGCCATGCTGGTTGAAAGAGGTTGACAGGTATTTCACCGAAGATTCACAATTCCTGATCGGAATCGCTCCGCTGATAAGGGATCATGGTTTTTTTAATGGACTCTCCTGTTTCGAAAATCTGAGGTCATTCCTTCTAATTTCGGCTTCCTTCGGCTGGGGTCACCCCGTGTCGGCTACCGCAAGAAACATGGGTTTCGTCAAAAGCGTATTCCACAGTGAGGGGGGATACAATTCCACCAGAAAATCTCTTGGTGGTGATGATGACCTTTTACTTAAAAATTTTCTCGATAAAGGATATCAAATAAACCTCTGTCCCTCAGCAAGTGCGGCTGTCTTTTCAAAAACGAATCATCTTCCTAAGGATTATTTGAGGCAAAAAGCCAGACACACTGCAGCTTCAAAGTTTTATTCGAAACTTTCAAAGTGGATACTTGTTTTTTGGCATTTGCCAAATCTATATGCACAATCCTCAATCCTTTTACTCCCCTGGTTTCCGGAAGTGGTGTACACATTTTTTATCAAGATTACACTCGACACTATTCTGGTGCTGGCAATGCAAAAAAAATTAAATTACAAATTTTCTCTCCCGGAGATCATTTTCTACCAGATTTTCTATGAGATTTTCTTGATAATTAACTATTTTGCATCTCGTTTTACAAAATTTAATTGGAAATAG
- a CDS encoding NupC/NupG family nucleoside CNT transporter: MDIVSILRGILGIGVLLGIAFLLSNNKKRVDWRLVSGGLSIQFVLAIFLIKGDDMATFFAPLGWVKDFFSWVSSFFVIILQYSEKGASFVFGNLAISPGKEGSLGFFFAFQVLPTIIFFAALMAILYYLGIMQKVVQAMAWVMAKIMGTSGAESLSCTANIFVGQTEAPLIIKPYLDKMTKSEMLTVMVGGMATIAGGVMAAYIQMLGQSYSAAKGISITEGQFLFAKQLLSASVLAAPAALLISKIIYPEVEEPATRGVVKLSVEKNGSNVIEAASNGAIDGLQLAINVGGMLIAFICLIALFNGMLGWVGDVTGLSAIMQDQYGKPLSFELLIGFILQPVAFAIGIPFEDALNFGSLLGTKTVLNEFVAYLELSRMVEMKEMINPKVIFMSSYALCGFANFSSIAIQVGGIGALAPHRKADLAQLGIKAVIGGTLSTLLSATIAGIFF; this comes from the coding sequence ATGGATATAGTTTCAATACTTCGTGGAATTCTTGGTATCGGTGTGCTCCTTGGCATTGCTTTTCTTCTTTCAAACAACAAGAAAAGGGTTGACTGGCGTTTGGTCTCCGGAGGGCTCTCAATACAGTTTGTTCTTGCCATCTTTCTTATTAAAGGCGATGACATGGCAACATTTTTTGCCCCCTTGGGATGGGTGAAAGATTTTTTTAGCTGGGTCAGTTCTTTCTTTGTAATCATTCTGCAGTATTCCGAAAAAGGTGCATCTTTTGTGTTCGGAAATCTTGCAATCAGCCCCGGCAAGGAAGGAAGCCTTGGGTTCTTTTTCGCGTTCCAGGTACTGCCTACCATAATTTTCTTTGCTGCTCTGATGGCTATCCTCTATTACCTCGGTATTATGCAGAAGGTGGTCCAGGCAATGGCGTGGGTGATGGCAAAAATAATGGGAACAAGCGGTGCTGAATCGCTTTCATGTACCGCGAATATTTTCGTAGGTCAGACAGAGGCTCCGTTGATTATAAAGCCCTACCTCGATAAAATGACCAAAAGTGAAATGCTCACTGTCATGGTGGGAGGTATGGCAACGATTGCCGGTGGCGTAATGGCGGCATATATTCAGATGCTTGGTCAGTCTTATTCCGCCGCTAAGGGTATATCAATCACCGAGGGACAGTTCCTCTTTGCAAAGCAACTTTTGAGTGCTTCCGTTCTGGCGGCTCCTGCAGCACTTCTTATCTCAAAAATTATCTATCCGGAAGTTGAAGAACCCGCAACCCGCGGTGTGGTTAAACTCAGTGTTGAGAAAAACGGCTCCAATGTTATTGAGGCTGCTTCTAACGGAGCGATCGACGGCCTTCAACTCGCCATAAATGTTGGCGGTATGCTGATAGCCTTTATTTGCCTTATTGCTCTTTTCAACGGAATGTTGGGATGGGTCGGTGATGTTACCGGATTAAGCGCTATAATGCAGGATCAATATGGTAAACCACTCAGTTTTGAGTTGCTAATCGGTTTTATTCTTCAACCTGTTGCATTCGCTATCGGTATCCCTTTTGAAGATGCATTAAACTTTGGCAGTCTGCTCGGAACAAAAACAGTATTGAATGAATTTGTGGCATACCTTGAGCTTTCACGCATGGTTGAGATGAAAGAGATGATCAATCCTAAAGTGATTTTCATGTCCTCGTATGCACTTTGTGGATTTGCTAATTTTTCCTCCATTGCCATCCAGGTTGGCGGCATCGGTGCCCTCGCTCCACACAGAAAAGCTGATCTTGCCCAACTCGGCATCAAAGCGGTGATCGGCGGAACTCTTTCTACTCTTCTTTCGGCAACTATTGCAGGAATCTTTTTCTAA
- a CDS encoding purine-nucleoside phosphorylase: protein MFDFEFYYKDLIEILKKDIKDDIKLSIVLGSGLGKFPETINIIKTWDGDSLPNYPRSTVEGHSGKLILGEINGKKCLVFQGRFHFYEGYQLYETIVPSIITKGLGIPYLLLTNAAGGVDYAFEPGDLMLCTSFIGINIKNEINEVMRAATPDQKNMFLKTPDPDFNDIIIWSALEEKVHLKEGIYWYNKGPTYETPAEIRMVDKFGAHAVGMSTVAEAYWASANGIKVSCISCITNYAAGLSPHKLSHEDVTVAAKLVENKFNRLVQRIVEYF, encoded by the coding sequence ATGTTTGATTTCGAATTCTATTACAAAGACCTGATTGAGATCCTGAAAAAGGATATCAAAGACGATATCAAACTTTCAATTGTTCTTGGTTCGGGTCTGGGTAAATTCCCGGAAACAATTAATATTATTAAGACCTGGGATGGTGATTCACTTCCAAACTATCCCCGTTCCACAGTCGAAGGTCACTCAGGGAAACTTATCCTTGGCGAAATAAACGGGAAAAAGTGTCTCGTATTCCAGGGGCGTTTCCATTTTTATGAGGGCTACCAGCTCTATGAGACCATCGTCCCTTCAATTATTACAAAAGGTCTGGGTATCCCCTATCTTTTGCTTACAAATGCCGCAGGCGGCGTCGACTACGCCTTCGAACCGGGCGACTTGATGCTTTGCACTTCATTCATCGGGATCAACATCAAAAATGAAATCAACGAGGTGATGCGGGCTGCCACTCCCGATCAAAAAAACATGTTCCTGAAAACTCCCGATCCCGATTTTAACGATATTATTATCTGGTCGGCACTCGAGGAAAAGGTTCACTTGAAAGAGGGCATCTACTGGTATAACAAGGGTCCGACTTACGAAACCCCTGCTGAAATTCGAATGGTGGACAAATTTGGTGCCCATGCGGTAGGAATGTCAACTGTTGCAGAAGCTTACTGGGCTTCAGCCAATGGCATAAAGGTAAGTTGTATTTCTTGTATAACGAACTACGCTGCAGGTCTTTCGCCTCACAAACTGAGTCATGAAGATGTGACTGTTGCAGCAAAACTTGTTGAGAACAAATTCAACAGACTTGTTCAAAGAATTGTCGAGTATTTTTAG
- a CDS encoding 16S rRNA (uracil(1498)-N(3))-methyltransferase: MSHFAGQELFRCNIGMEDGGNLVLTGSDIRHITKVMRHKAGDIIHVTSGDGIILKVEIISESDDLIKVMPLDKFECLNKLSNIEIAIPRLKNSDKIELVIEKLVETGFTKFVFFESDNCVGKGFKLDRWEKIAISASKQSFNPFTVELRSVSKFDELFKTGREVIGFDLEAENSFAGFQPERGVNYILVTGPEGGLSKKELAKFRKENLFQLTGNRLRSETAILYSAFLITRFF; this comes from the coding sequence ATGAGTCATTTCGCGGGTCAGGAACTCTTCCGGTGTAACATCGGAATGGAGGACGGAGGGAACCTGGTTCTCACCGGAAGCGATATCAGGCATATAACAAAGGTAATGCGTCATAAGGCGGGCGATATCATTCATGTGACTTCCGGTGACGGTATTATTTTAAAAGTAGAAATAATTTCAGAGTCAGATGATTTGATCAAAGTGATGCCACTTGACAAATTTGAGTGTCTGAATAAACTCTCGAATATAGAGATTGCGATTCCGAGACTGAAAAACAGCGATAAAATTGAACTGGTTATCGAAAAACTTGTTGAGACGGGATTTACAAAATTCGTATTCTTCGAATCTGACAATTGCGTAGGGAAAGGATTCAAACTCGACAGATGGGAAAAGATTGCGATATCCGCATCCAAGCAGTCTTTTAATCCTTTTACTGTGGAATTACGCTCAGTAAGTAAATTTGATGAACTTTTCAAAACGGGGAGAGAGGTGATTGGATTTGATTTGGAGGCTGAAAACAGTTTTGCCGGTTTCCAGCCTGAAAGGGGAGTAAACTACATTCTCGTTACTGGTCCCGAGGGAGGTCTTAGCAAAAAAGAGTTAGCCAAGTTCAGAAAAGAGAATCTTTTTCAACTCACCGGTAACCGGTTGAGAAGTGAGACAGCAATTCTCTATTCTGCTTTTCTGATAACCAGATTTTTCTAA
- a CDS encoding acyl-CoA thioesterase, whose product MFSTEKYISFSECDPAGIMFFSRAFEIAHIAYEQFLYNNGLGSYFEGKGVIIPLVHAEADYKIPLKAGSRVTVMVKLGEIKENSFSLAYNIYNSANEIAIKVKTVHVMFMPEENRKCGVPEDLRNALIKLEL is encoded by the coding sequence ATGTTTTCCACCGAAAAGTATATTTCATTCAGTGAGTGTGATCCGGCAGGTATAATGTTTTTTTCCCGTGCATTTGAAATAGCTCATATTGCTTATGAACAGTTTTTGTATAACAATGGACTGGGGAGCTATTTTGAAGGGAAAGGGGTGATAATCCCCTTGGTTCACGCAGAAGCAGACTATAAAATTCCGCTAAAAGCGGGTAGCAGAGTGACTGTTATGGTGAAACTGGGCGAGATAAAGGAAAATTCATTCTCTCTTGCCTACAATATCTATAACTCTGCGAATGAGATTGCAATAAAGGTAAAAACAGTACATGTAATGTTCATGCCGGAGGAAAACAGGAAGTGCGGTGTACCTGAGGATTTACGAAATGCCCTGATTAAACTCGAACTTTAG
- a CDS encoding AMP-binding protein: MTVVAKSKILKLFHTLVIESPASMVHSLKSEKLRKLILGGSVLEEGYFIFSTEKLSDYTTQRSERDLKNRLVFIREENPLQCIFSIFLSWSNGLLPLLVSPSVTENEFRELLSRFKPGGVITKGLLVLTSFEDTLNPVLDDDAVVILTSGSSGKPKAVVHTFDSLMNAARRSNLACQLKVEDKWLLSLPIYHISGFSILMRSIVGGVNLVLTTSNNPENPEFYEAEIRKPNLVSFVATQLKGYIENISLSQTSYKMILVGGSAIDDKLLKDSIDRKLRLYKVYGSSETAAFIAGRDLESKKTGHQGDYKPLKGVRVDLDNGELTVKSDQLFDRYLDDPGLTASRKIDDTYHTGDEAMIFDDGSFSITGRMSRFIISGGINVDPLEVEAAIKEYSGIIEVFVFSVTNEKWGEAVSALLKTVEEFDIMEFHKFLKGRMSAHKIPKYYRIVDEIPVSAIGKYDPVRSREILFER; encoded by the coding sequence ATGACCGTTGTGGCAAAAAGTAAAATTTTAAAGCTTTTCCATACCCTCGTGATCGAATCTCCTGCAAGTATGGTACATTCTTTAAAGTCTGAAAAATTGCGGAAACTGATTTTGGGTGGTTCGGTTTTGGAAGAGGGCTATTTCATTTTTTCCACTGAAAAGCTATCGGACTACACTACACAAAGGTCTGAGCGGGATCTCAAAAACAGACTTGTTTTCATCCGGGAAGAAAATCCTCTTCAGTGCATCTTTTCGATCTTCTTATCCTGGTCTAACGGTCTACTTCCTCTCTTGGTTTCTCCATCGGTGACTGAAAATGAGTTCAGGGAATTACTTTCGAGATTCAAACCCGGGGGAGTGATCACTAAAGGTTTACTCGTTTTGACCAGCTTTGAAGATACTCTGAATCCCGTTTTGGATGATGATGCGGTTGTGATTCTCACTTCGGGCAGTTCAGGCAAGCCCAAGGCGGTAGTCCACACATTTGATTCATTGATGAATGCAGCCAGAAGGAGCAATCTCGCGTGCCAATTAAAAGTAGAGGATAAATGGTTGCTAAGCCTGCCAATATACCATATTTCTGGATTTTCCATTCTTATGCGTTCGATTGTCGGGGGAGTAAATCTGGTGCTTACCACCTCAAACAACCCGGAAAACCCTGAATTCTATGAAGCTGAAATCCGTAAACCAAATCTGGTATCATTTGTTGCGACACAGTTAAAAGGGTACATCGAAAACATCAGTTTGTCACAAACAAGTTACAAAATGATTCTTGTTGGTGGCAGTGCAATCGATGATAAACTTTTAAAGGATTCAATCGACCGCAAACTGAGGCTTTACAAAGTTTACGGTTCGAGTGAAACTGCTGCTTTTATTGCCGGGCGCGATTTGGAATCAAAAAAAACAGGGCATCAAGGTGACTATAAACCTCTGAAAGGAGTAAGAGTCGATCTGGATAACGGAGAGCTCACAGTAAAAAGTGATCAGCTATTCGACAGATACCTTGACGACCCCGGGCTTACTGCCTCGAGGAAGATAGATGATACTTATCATACAGGTGACGAAGCCATGATCTTTGATGATGGTTCTTTCTCGATTACCGGCAGGATGAGTCGTTTCATAATCTCAGGTGGAATAAATGTGGATCCTCTTGAGGTGGAGGCAGCAATAAAAGAGTATTCGGGTATTATCGAAGTCTTTGTTTTCTCAGTCACAAACGAAAAATGGGGTGAGGCGGTATCAGCTTTGCTAAAAACCGTGGAGGAGTTTGATATAATGGAGTTCCACAAATTCTTAAAGGGCAGGATGTCGGCACATAAAATCCCCAAATATTACCGCATTGTTGATGAAATCCCGGTATCTGCAATCGGTAAATACGATCCTGTAAGATCGAGAGAAATTCTGTTCGAACGCTAA
- a CDS encoding 1,4-dihydroxy-2-naphthoate polyprenyltransferase — MSKLNVWILAARPKTLLAAFVPVIVGTSLAVAEKEYHLVAAFVALICSILIQIATNFTNDLYDHLKGADTKERVGPQRALNEGWVSVGEMKLAIYLTFGLAFILGLYLVYLGGPLILAIGILSIIAGFMYTAGPFPFAYNGLGDLFVFLFYGFVGTVGTYFINTHTITSQALISSIPVGALVTNILVVNNYRDVDQDKKAGKKTLAVLLGKNFALAEYFILLVSSFSVPLIMYLYYDLTYWVFLPYLTLPFAYKAILMLLSLKGSELNSALELSAKISALFGFLFSLGLCL; from the coding sequence ATGAGTAAATTGAATGTCTGGATTCTGGCGGCAAGACCTAAAACTCTTCTTGCCGCATTCGTCCCGGTGATTGTTGGTACCTCACTGGCGGTTGCAGAGAAGGAGTACCATCTTGTTGCGGCTTTTGTTGCTTTGATTTGTTCAATACTGATCCAGATTGCAACGAATTTTACAAACGATCTTTATGATCACCTCAAAGGTGCAGACACCAAAGAAAGGGTGGGTCCCCAAAGAGCTTTGAATGAAGGATGGGTTTCGGTCGGGGAGATGAAACTTGCTATTTACCTTACATTCGGACTGGCTTTCATTCTGGGGTTGTATCTTGTCTACCTTGGTGGTCCGCTTATTTTAGCGATAGGTATTCTCTCCATAATTGCAGGATTTATGTACACTGCCGGACCGTTTCCATTTGCTTACAACGGGCTGGGTGATCTTTTTGTTTTCCTTTTCTACGGTTTTGTGGGCACTGTAGGGACATATTTTATTAATACCCATACCATCACAAGTCAGGCCCTGATTTCGTCGATACCTGTGGGAGCCTTGGTCACGAATATACTGGTTGTAAACAATTATAGAGATGTGGATCAGGATAAAAAAGCCGGAAAGAAAACTCTCGCTGTGCTGCTTGGGAAGAATTTCGCGCTGGCAGAATATTTTATTCTACTTGTTTCCTCATTTTCAGTGCCTCTAATCATGTATCTCTACTATGATCTGACCTACTGGGTATTTCTCCCTTATTTAACCCTCCCTTTCGCATATAAAGCGATACTGATGTTGCTGAGCCTTAAAGGTTCGGAACTGAATTCAGCTCTGGAGCTTTCGGCTAAAATATCCGCACTTTTTGGGTTTCTGTTCTCTCTCGGTCTCTGTCTCTAA